In one Gemmatimonas aurantiaca genomic region, the following are encoded:
- the mutM gene encoding bifunctional DNA-formamidopyrimidine glycosylase/DNA-(apurinic or apyrimidinic site) lyase: MPELPEVEYAAGQLRDRAIGQTIVVASAFHPAQARRLPPADLLALAGETIDRVERRAKVQLIHLGSGAILEVHFRMTGDWRFTAVAEAPPALERFRFETREGLRVSLVDPRALSVVRLHRPGTFTPIDAGPEPLTDAFTAAGFQVALTRRRGPIKPVLLDQHVVAGVGNIYASEALWEARIHPATPANRLRIARITRLHDAIRRVLSTASPERYYERPERKGDAEEATGDRWQAYGREGEPCRRCLSPIKRIVQAGRSTYYCDRCQRR; encoded by the coding sequence ATGCCGGAATTGCCCGAAGTCGAATATGCCGCCGGACAACTTCGTGATCGGGCCATCGGGCAGACGATCGTGGTGGCCAGCGCCTTCCACCCGGCCCAGGCCCGCCGACTGCCACCGGCCGATCTCCTGGCTCTGGCCGGAGAGACCATCGACCGCGTGGAGCGTCGCGCCAAGGTCCAGCTCATTCACCTGGGGAGCGGCGCCATCCTGGAAGTGCACTTTCGCATGACCGGCGACTGGCGCTTCACGGCGGTCGCCGAGGCGCCTCCAGCCTTGGAGCGATTCCGTTTCGAGACGCGCGAAGGCCTGCGGGTGAGTCTCGTGGACCCCCGGGCACTGAGTGTGGTGCGCCTGCACCGGCCGGGAACGTTCACCCCCATCGATGCCGGACCCGAACCACTCACCGATGCCTTCACCGCAGCCGGATTTCAGGTCGCCCTGACGCGTCGTCGCGGGCCCATCAAACCGGTGTTGCTCGATCAGCACGTCGTGGCCGGTGTTGGCAACATCTACGCGTCGGAAGCCCTGTGGGAGGCCCGCATCCATCCCGCGACTCCCGCGAACCGGTTGCGCATCGCCCGTATCACCCGATTGCACGACGCTATTCGTCGTGTGCTCTCCACGGCCTCGCCGGAACGGTATTACGAGCGACCAGAGCGAAAGGGTGATGCGGAAGAGGCGACCGGTGATCGGTGGCAGGCGTACGGACGGGAAGGTGAGCCCTGTCGCCGTTGTCTCTCACCCATCAAACGCATCGTGCAGGCGGGACGCAGCACGTACTACTGCGATCGGTGCCAGCGGCGTTAG
- a CDS encoding glycosyltransferase family 1 protein, with protein MPHPVRHLAVETTRLLRERRGIGRYVRNVLRELAVQQPQLQFTLFVQRSSEIAAMRDLLEGLHPGLGAWARIEPIGELARTDADIVWYPWNQLTVPHPRATMIATVHDLAPMHRHDRRWWKVFKRAKYHRRYARTLARAHGILTISEFSRREVLDRFDVPSEKVSVTLLAADDLALSTSGDTSSLDRAACSAGFFLSVGGQEARKNLNTLYTAMDLLWARGVEIPLVQCGPGLSRETRARRTQAPWLRHLGYVTDAQLVTLYQHATALVFPSRYEGFGLPVLEAMRAGGAVVCSTASSLPEVAGNAALTVPWNDAEALADAMRRVCDDTTLRAQLRAGGPPHAATFSWARTASETFSAMQRAVATHRASTSHRHTRPPFWTRIRTLTRSLTPLAPIAVVRAASRLHDAFDG; from the coding sequence ATGCCGCATCCCGTCCGTCATCTCGCCGTCGAAACCACGCGCCTCCTGCGTGAGCGTCGTGGCATCGGACGGTATGTACGCAATGTGCTGCGTGAACTGGCGGTGCAGCAGCCGCAACTCCAGTTCACGCTCTTCGTGCAACGCAGCAGCGAGATCGCGGCGATGCGCGATCTGCTGGAGGGGCTGCACCCCGGGCTCGGTGCGTGGGCGCGCATCGAGCCGATCGGTGAGTTGGCACGGACCGATGCCGACATCGTGTGGTATCCGTGGAACCAGCTCACGGTGCCGCATCCGCGCGCCACGATGATCGCGACCGTACACGATCTCGCGCCCATGCACCGACACGATCGTCGCTGGTGGAAGGTGTTCAAGCGTGCCAAGTATCACCGTCGGTACGCACGCACGCTCGCGCGGGCGCACGGCATTCTCACCATCTCCGAGTTCAGCAGACGGGAGGTGCTCGATCGCTTCGACGTGCCGTCCGAAAAAGTGTCGGTGACCTTGCTGGCGGCCGACGATCTCGCGCTCTCGACGTCCGGCGATACGAGTTCGCTCGACCGTGCGGCCTGCAGTGCCGGGTTCTTTCTTTCGGTGGGTGGGCAGGAGGCGCGCAAGAATCTGAACACGCTGTACACCGCGATGGATCTTCTGTGGGCGCGGGGCGTCGAGATTCCTCTGGTGCAGTGTGGTCCGGGGCTGTCGAGAGAAACCCGGGCGCGGCGGACGCAGGCCCCCTGGTTGCGTCACCTGGGCTACGTGACCGACGCACAACTCGTAACGCTCTACCAGCATGCCACCGCGTTGGTGTTTCCCTCGCGGTACGAAGGATTCGGATTGCCGGTGCTCGAAGCGATGCGGGCCGGCGGTGCGGTGGTGTGTTCCACGGCGAGTTCCCTGCCCGAAGTGGCAGGCAATGCGGCGCTCACGGTGCCCTGGAACGACGCCGAGGCGCTCGCGGACGCGATGCGACGGGTGTGCGACGACACGACCTTGCGTGCGCAATTGCGGGCCGGTGGACCGCCCCATGCCGCGACATTCTCATGGGCGCGCACGGCCAGTGAGACCTTCTCCGCCATGCAGCGCGCGGTAGCCACGCATCGCGCGTCCACATCACATCGTCATACACGTCCACCATTCTGGACGCGCATTCGTACGCTCACCCGTTCGCTAACGCCGCTGGCACCGATCGCAGTAGTACGTGCTGCGTCCCGCCTGCACGATGCGTTTGATGGGTGA
- a CDS encoding class I SAM-dependent rRNA methyltransferase: protein MNRRGAQRIRQGHPWVFRSDLERLPDLPAGFVRVEEYTGAPLGYALWSPRSEISLRHVSTDHDRAPDAAWWHDRLRTAIARRAPLADQANAYRLVHGEGDGLPSLVVDRYGDALVVQLLSAGVDAWTDAIVDALRELTGCTGILARNDPPAREREGLPREVRLLYGDVPRIVEVIEHDVRYLAAPWDGQKTGAFLDQRENRVLIGGLARGRALDCFAYHGSFALHLAKRADHVTALDISAPALARVHEHAERNGLTNIEPVEGDAFDVLRTWYREGRRFDTIVVDPPAFAKNRGALEGALRGYKDINLQAMRLLAPGGLLFTASCSHHLSRGLFFEMLQDASADSGRQFALRAITGQSLDHPELITVPETGYLKGALLEAMG, encoded by the coding sequence GTGAATCGCCGTGGCGCGCAACGCATCCGGCAGGGTCATCCCTGGGTCTTCCGTTCCGATCTCGAACGCCTGCCCGATCTGCCGGCCGGATTCGTACGGGTGGAGGAGTACACGGGCGCGCCGCTGGGATACGCATTGTGGAGCCCCCGGTCGGAGATCTCGCTGCGTCATGTGAGCACCGACCACGACCGGGCGCCCGATGCGGCCTGGTGGCACGATCGTCTCCGCACGGCCATCGCGCGCCGCGCACCACTCGCCGATCAGGCCAATGCCTATCGCCTCGTGCACGGAGAAGGTGACGGGCTGCCCTCGCTGGTGGTCGACCGGTATGGCGATGCGCTGGTGGTGCAACTGCTCTCCGCCGGTGTGGACGCCTGGACGGATGCGATCGTCGACGCGCTGCGGGAACTCACCGGCTGCACGGGCATTCTTGCCCGCAACGATCCGCCCGCCCGGGAGCGCGAAGGACTCCCCCGCGAAGTCCGGCTGCTGTACGGTGATGTACCTCGCATCGTGGAAGTGATCGAGCACGACGTGCGGTATCTGGCCGCGCCATGGGATGGACAGAAAACGGGCGCATTCCTCGATCAGCGGGAGAACCGCGTGCTCATCGGGGGCCTCGCCCGCGGCCGTGCACTCGACTGCTTCGCCTATCACGGTTCGTTTGCCCTGCATCTGGCGAAGCGCGCCGATCATGTGACGGCTCTCGACATCTCGGCCCCTGCCCTGGCGCGTGTACATGAGCACGCCGAGCGCAACGGACTGACGAACATCGAGCCGGTGGAAGGCGACGCGTTCGATGTTCTGCGCACCTGGTATCGTGAGGGACGCCGCTTCGACACGATCGTGGTCGATCCGCCCGCGTTCGCGAAGAATCGCGGCGCACTCGAGGGCGCCTTGCGGGGGTACAAGGACATCAATCTGCAGGCCATGCGCCTGCTCGCCCCCGGTGGCCTGCTCTTCACCGCGTCCTGCAGTCATCACCTGTCGCGCGGCCTGTTCTTCGAAATGCTTCAGGACGCCTCGGCGGACAGCGGCCGGCAATTCGCGCTGCGGGCGATCACCGGGCAATCGCTCGATCACCCCGAACTGATCACGGTGCCTGAGACGGGTTATCTGAAAGGCGCGCTGCTGGAAGCGATGGGGTGA
- a CDS encoding glycosyltransferase family 2 protein — MRLPSTAISLVVSTYNWPRALELVLDSVRHQRSLPGEVLVADDGSGEETRALIARTMATFPVPLVHIWHEDTGFRLAAIRNKAIAAARGDYIVQIDGDILLHPGFFDGHAAFAQRGSWAQGSRAMLGPDCTAKLLQGTRCPLGLFTPDLAGRPNALHAPWLSRFVGGPRDGMTRIRGAHMAFWRDDLLRVNGYDEEIEGWGREDSELATRLLNAGVHRRNIKFSAVAYHLWHKPANYEHIDRNHQRLLRTRDLRLTRTATGLDRYLPSATP, encoded by the coding sequence ATGCGTCTCCCGTCGACCGCGATCTCGCTCGTCGTTTCCACCTACAACTGGCCACGCGCACTCGAACTGGTGCTGGACAGCGTGCGCCATCAGCGAAGTCTTCCCGGCGAAGTCCTCGTGGCCGACGACGGTTCGGGCGAAGAGACACGGGCGCTCATCGCGCGGACCATGGCCACGTTTCCCGTGCCGCTCGTGCACATCTGGCACGAAGACACCGGATTCCGGTTGGCCGCCATCCGCAACAAGGCCATCGCGGCTGCCCGCGGGGACTACATCGTGCAGATCGACGGTGACATCCTGCTGCACCCGGGATTTTTCGATGGGCATGCCGCCTTCGCGCAACGCGGCTCCTGGGCGCAGGGTTCACGTGCAATGCTGGGCCCCGACTGCACGGCGAAGTTGTTGCAGGGCACACGCTGCCCACTCGGTCTGTTCACGCCCGATCTCGCGGGTCGCCCCAATGCGTTGCACGCTCCGTGGCTCTCCCGATTCGTCGGTGGCCCGCGCGATGGCATGACGCGGATACGCGGCGCACACATGGCGTTCTGGCGCGACGATCTGTTGCGGGTGAACGGATACGACGAGGAGATCGAGGGCTGGGGTCGCGAAGACAGCGAGCTGGCCACCCGTCTGCTCAACGCCGGCGTCCATCGGCGCAACATCAAGTTCTCGGCGGTTGCGTATCATCTCTGGCACAAGCCGGCCAACTACGAACACATCGATCGCAATCACCAGCGGCTGCTGCGCACCCGTGATCTGCGGTTGACCCGCACGGCCACCGGCCTCGATCGTTATCTCCCTTCCGCGACCCCGTGA
- the mltG gene encoding endolytic transglycosylase MltG, whose amino-acid sequence MARRRSNHRFRRVGILLVAIVAGGLLWREVSGSPSASETPARVVIPRGASMRAAADSLAAHAVVGSSRLFRWFAALTGSERAIKPGTYQFAARTGYAAVLDALVNGRGLMHTIVIPEGFDLRDITPLLVKTLGVSADSIQAATTDTAWLHRLDIPTPSLEGYLFPATYSFPDGITAREAITAMLQQFEAQWKPEWTERARAMTLSRHDVMTMASIVEKEARKAEERPLIAAVYWNRVRKGMRLQADPTVQYALPQHVERVLYKDLEVDSKYNTYKYAGLPPGPIASPGAAAIAATLAPADVPYLYFVARPDGSHEFRTTFDEHTRAIAQIRAARRAAERSQGRSSP is encoded by the coding sequence ATGGCCCGTCGTCGGTCGAACCATCGGTTCCGTCGCGTCGGCATCCTGCTGGTCGCGATCGTCGCTGGCGGCCTGCTCTGGCGCGAAGTCAGCGGATCGCCATCGGCGTCGGAGACACCGGCGCGTGTGGTCATCCCGCGCGGCGCGAGCATGCGGGCCGCCGCCGACTCGCTCGCGGCGCACGCCGTGGTGGGATCGTCACGGCTCTTCCGCTGGTTCGCGGCTCTCACCGGCAGTGAGCGGGCCATCAAACCCGGCACCTATCAATTCGCCGCACGCACTGGCTACGCCGCGGTGCTCGATGCCCTCGTCAATGGGCGGGGATTGATGCACACCATCGTGATCCCCGAAGGATTCGATCTGCGTGACATCACGCCGTTGCTCGTGAAGACCCTTGGCGTGAGTGCCGATTCGATCCAGGCGGCCACTACCGACACGGCCTGGCTGCATCGGCTCGACATCCCCACGCCGTCACTCGAGGGGTATCTCTTCCCGGCGACGTATTCGTTTCCCGATGGCATCACTGCGCGGGAAGCGATCACGGCGATGCTGCAGCAGTTCGAGGCCCAGTGGAAACCCGAGTGGACCGAGCGCGCCCGGGCCATGACGCTCTCGCGCCATGACGTGATGACGATGGCCAGCATCGTCGAGAAGGAGGCGCGCAAGGCCGAGGAACGTCCCCTGATCGCCGCGGTCTACTGGAACCGCGTGCGCAAGGGCATGCGCCTGCAGGCGGATCCCACCGTGCAGTACGCGCTGCCGCAGCATGTGGAGCGGGTGCTGTACAAGGATCTCGAAGTCGATTCGAAGTACAACACCTACAAGTACGCCGGTCTGCCACCCGGCCCCATCGCCTCGCCGGGTGCCGCCGCCATTGCGGCCACACTCGCGCCGGCCGACGTGCCGTATCTGTATTTCGTGGCCCGGCCCGATGGCAGTCACGAATTCCGTACGACCTTCGACGAGCATACGCGGGCCATCGCGCAGATCCGCGCCGCGCGTCGTGCCGCCGAACGCTCCCAAGGTCGTTCCTCCCCCTGA
- the ruvX gene encoding Holliday junction resolvase RuvX, whose translation MSKPAGRLLAVDWGDKRIGLAVSDELGMLASPAGIIARRAGKRPPLAELMRQADALGVSGYVFGLPLDPGGDETDRSREVRDLAARLAARQPLPIRLVDERFTTSAALRSIREQGGSTRGRKGDVDALAACVLLEGVLRAAAQGVQVGEAVAAGDASTMASPGPAEAE comes from the coding sequence ATGAGCAAGCCCGCCGGACGTCTCCTGGCGGTGGACTGGGGCGACAAGCGCATCGGACTCGCCGTCAGTGACGAACTCGGGATGCTGGCTTCACCGGCCGGCATCATCGCCCGGCGTGCCGGAAAGCGTCCGCCGCTGGCCGAACTCATGCGACAGGCCGACGCGCTCGGGGTGAGTGGCTACGTGTTCGGTCTCCCGCTCGATCCGGGCGGTGACGAGACCGATCGCTCCCGCGAAGTGCGCGACTTGGCGGCCCGACTCGCCGCGCGTCAGCCCCTGCCCATCCGTCTGGTCGACGAGCGTTTCACCACCTCGGCCGCCCTGCGCAGCATCCGCGAACAGGGCGGGAGCACGCGCGGACGGAAGGGCGATGTGGATGCGCTCGCCGCCTGTGTACTGCTCGAAGGGGTGCTGCGTGCGGCGGCGCAGGGGGTTCAGGTGGGAGAAGCCGTGGCCGCAGGCGATGCGTCCACGATGGCATCGCCCGGGCCGGCGGAAGCGGAGTGA
- the rho gene encoding transcription termination factor Rho has translation MHVAELKRKSVPELLALAESLQLTSVNGLRKQELIFRIEQALLDAETTLYGEGVLEVLPEGYGFLRAQDFNYLHGPDDIYVSPSQVKRFDLRTGDTVMGEVRPPKEWERYLALLKVERINGGDPEQSKLRSAFDNLTAKYPDERIHLERANGEVATRICDIVAPLGKGQRALIVAPPKGGKTILLQQLANSIIENHPEVTLIILLIDERPEEVTDMQASCPQAEVICSTFDESADRHVQVAEMVIEKAKRLVESGKDVVILLDSITRLARAHNAVAPQGGKLMSGGMEATAMQKPKAFFGAARKLVEGGSLTIVATALIETNSRMDELIFEEFKGTGNMELVLDRKLAEKRIFPAIDINKSGTRREELLLSPFEQQRIFLLRTFLADMPSDEAMLFLLKRMERAQNNREFFEQMAEA, from the coding sequence GTGCATGTCGCCGAGCTGAAGCGGAAGTCGGTTCCTGAACTCCTGGCGCTGGCAGAGTCCTTGCAGCTCACCAGCGTCAACGGCCTCCGCAAGCAGGAACTCATCTTCCGCATCGAGCAGGCCCTGCTCGATGCCGAGACGACGCTCTATGGCGAGGGCGTTCTCGAAGTCCTTCCCGAAGGCTACGGATTTCTCCGGGCCCAGGACTTCAACTATCTGCACGGCCCCGACGACATCTACGTCTCCCCTTCCCAGGTGAAGCGGTTCGACCTCCGCACCGGTGACACGGTCATGGGAGAAGTCCGCCCGCCCAAGGAATGGGAACGCTATCTCGCACTCCTCAAAGTGGAGCGCATCAACGGTGGTGACCCCGAGCAGTCCAAATTGCGCAGCGCTTTCGACAACCTGACCGCCAAGTACCCCGACGAGCGGATCCATCTCGAGCGGGCGAACGGGGAAGTCGCCACTCGCATCTGCGACATCGTTGCCCCTCTGGGCAAGGGTCAGCGGGCCCTGATCGTCGCGCCACCCAAGGGCGGCAAGACCATCCTGCTGCAGCAGTTGGCCAACTCCATCATCGAGAATCACCCCGAGGTCACGCTCATCATCCTGCTGATCGATGAGCGTCCCGAAGAGGTGACCGACATGCAGGCCTCCTGTCCGCAGGCGGAGGTCATCTGCTCCACGTTCGACGAATCGGCCGATCGCCACGTGCAGGTGGCCGAGATGGTCATCGAAAAGGCCAAGCGCCTCGTGGAATCGGGCAAGGACGTGGTCATCCTGCTCGACTCCATCACACGGCTCGCGCGGGCGCACAACGCGGTCGCACCGCAGGGCGGCAAGCTCATGTCGGGCGGAATGGAAGCCACCGCCATGCAGAAGCCCAAGGCGTTCTTCGGCGCCGCGCGCAAACTCGTGGAGGGCGGCTCGCTCACCATCGTGGCCACCGCGCTCATCGAGACCAACTCGCGCATGGACGAGCTGATCTTCGAGGAGTTCAAGGGCACCGGCAACATGGAGCTCGTGCTCGATCGCAAGCTCGCCGAGAAGCGCATCTTCCCCGCCATCGACATCAACAAGTCGGGCACGCGCCGCGAAGAACTGCTGCTCTCGCCGTTCGAGCAGCAGCGCATCTTCCTGCTGCGCACCTTTCTGGCCGACATGCCGAGCGACGAAGCCATGCTCTTCCTGCTCAAACGGATGGAACGCGCGCAGAACAATCGCGAGTTCTTCGAGCAGATGGCGGAGGCGTAA
- a CDS encoding helix-turn-helix domain-containing protein, translating to MTTTGTGDLPPRPVSQIAWVPGRSAAQLRAQRIAPAGYRVVTVDDVPSLLSAVATGSISLTVVEAGGVHHTAGLRAVLQLREAFPAHPLVAWCDLRRIDTAQLLELARAGIQDIVREEQDELPHVFSRILATARQRSVAAQVVGLLEDVIPRRLRPMLEHGLEHAGEHLDRDEFAAVFGMTRRTLHNRFLRAGLPSPRPFLTWCRLLVASALLEQPGHTLDSVAGVLDFPDGGSLGQYLRRYTGRNVTQLREEGVLHTTVEALRAQLRSMALASRQDVEAAAQNPSSVPLGSLPLPGVRG from the coding sequence TTGACCACCACTGGAACGGGCGACCTCCCGCCGCGCCCGGTGTCGCAGATCGCGTGGGTTCCCGGCCGATCCGCCGCCCAGCTCCGGGCCCAGCGGATCGCGCCGGCGGGCTACCGCGTGGTGACAGTCGACGATGTCCCCAGCCTCCTCTCGGCCGTCGCCACCGGCAGTATATCACTCACGGTCGTGGAAGCCGGTGGCGTACATCACACCGCCGGTCTTCGTGCCGTCCTGCAGCTCCGGGAGGCGTTCCCGGCCCATCCGCTGGTCGCCTGGTGCGACCTGCGCCGGATCGACACCGCCCAGCTCCTCGAGCTGGCGCGGGCCGGCATTCAGGACATCGTCCGGGAGGAACAGGACGAGCTCCCGCACGTGTTCTCCCGGATCCTCGCCACCGCCCGGCAACGCAGTGTCGCCGCGCAGGTCGTCGGCCTGCTGGAGGACGTCATCCCCCGGCGCCTCCGACCCATGCTGGAGCATGGCCTCGAACACGCGGGGGAACATCTCGACCGCGACGAGTTCGCCGCGGTCTTCGGTATGACGAGACGGACACTGCACAACCGTTTCCTCCGCGCCGGCCTGCCGTCGCCCCGTCCGTTTCTCACCTGGTGCCGGTTGCTGGTGGCCAGTGCGCTCCTCGAACAGCCGGGGCATACCCTCGATTCGGTGGCCGGCGTCCTCGATTTCCCCGACGGCGGGTCGCTGGGCCAGTACCTGCGGCGCTACACCGGCCGCAACGTCACGCAGCTCCGCGAGGAAGGGGTGCTGCACACCACCGTCGAAGCGCTGCGGGCGCAGTTGCGCAGCATGGCCCTCGCTTCCCGGCAGGATGTGGAAGCGGCGGCGCAAAACCCGTCATCGGTCCCCTTGGGTTCCTTGCCCCTGCCGGGCGTGCGCGGTTAG
- a CDS encoding tetratricopeptide repeat protein, whose amino-acid sequence MRKPLSPLQAFASDAQDAASRGAFLDHQLLPWLSIAQAADALSSAPRIRLRQDLTHIESLLPEYRGRRPTLTHDAQPAPTDSLDQLYERFRSAAEDMELAGCFELAFTTVSAVCRLAIDSGYAALALATVHLGRVARQMNDYDSAEQCYESVVERTIHERDGPLAARGYVGQALIHDMRGNRPAAQRLYQKALRSAVLGGGAYVHACQGLMTLAISDNRLADAMLFGWKLYDASEQDQETRAGALADLSVVALRAGFFEPARNGFVQVFQMRPSSRVMMVALGGAVRAAGRLHLAAEVHDLAQAIHGEIARGNQSHDAAQILMYLAEAYWLIGEHETAQSTLGRARELATTFRYHEYEFRADAMERAWAASPSLQPPVSDVRAPRTRSRASVRPSIARLTALR is encoded by the coding sequence ATGCGTAAGCCACTGTCTCCTCTGCAGGCATTTGCCTCCGACGCCCAGGACGCGGCCTCACGCGGTGCGTTTCTCGACCATCAGCTGTTGCCCTGGTTGTCGATAGCGCAGGCCGCGGACGCCCTGTCGAGTGCGCCCCGTATCCGTCTGCGTCAGGATCTGACGCACATCGAGTCGTTGCTCCCCGAATACCGCGGACGCCGGCCGACATTGACCCACGATGCCCAACCGGCGCCAACCGATTCGCTCGATCAGTTGTACGAGCGTTTTCGTTCGGCCGCGGAAGACATGGAACTCGCCGGCTGTTTCGAGCTGGCGTTCACCACCGTCTCGGCCGTGTGTCGTCTGGCCATCGATTCCGGATATGCCGCGCTCGCATTGGCGACGGTGCATCTGGGTCGCGTCGCGCGACAGATGAATGACTACGACAGCGCCGAGCAGTGTTACGAATCGGTCGTCGAACGAACCATTCATGAGCGGGACGGACCATTGGCGGCCCGTGGGTACGTGGGTCAGGCACTGATTCACGACATGCGCGGCAATCGTCCTGCGGCACAACGCCTGTATCAGAAAGCGTTGCGGTCGGCGGTCCTGGGCGGTGGGGCCTATGTGCATGCCTGTCAGGGCCTGATGACGCTGGCGATCAGCGACAACCGGCTGGCCGATGCCATGCTGTTCGGTTGGAAACTGTATGACGCCAGCGAACAGGATCAGGAGACACGGGCGGGGGCGCTGGCGGATCTCTCCGTCGTGGCCCTGCGCGCCGGTTTTTTCGAGCCCGCCCGCAACGGGTTCGTGCAGGTCTTTCAGATGCGACCATCATCCCGTGTGATGATGGTCGCACTCGGCGGTGCCGTACGAGCCGCGGGTCGGTTGCATCTCGCCGCCGAGGTGCACGATCTGGCGCAGGCCATCCATGGAGAGATCGCCCGGGGCAACCAGTCGCATGACGCGGCGCAGATTCTGATGTACCTTGCGGAGGCGTACTGGCTGATCGGGGAGCATGAAACGGCTCAGTCAACGCTCGGGCGAGCCCGGGAATTGGCCACCACGTTTCGCTACCACGAATACGAGTTCCGGGCGGATGCCATGGAGCGGGCGTGGGCAGCGTCGCCCTCGCTCCAGCCGCCAGTCAGCGATGTCCGTGCACCTCGAACGCGATCCCGCGCCTCGGTACGTCCTTCCATCGCTCGATTGACAGCGCTCCGGTAG
- a CDS encoding efflux RND transporter periplasmic adaptor subunit codes for MPILPLPRHRAPFTLLVIATAVVAACSKGAASSTGDSLTDGSTTSAAEDSARPALALPVVADDARSGDLILRVSTTGQIHSDAVVKLRAEVAGAVTALQVRPGQTVTQGQELLRLDPYPFELAVREAQARADEAEQRFLESYVPESLVTGRGPTPEQRRALMNKAGLTGARLQLERARYEQDRAIVRSPVAGTVDLVEVAVGEKLSAGQILLTVVDLSHLRIDAQVLEHDLPLIRVGGEALVSSAGAPGRTLHGRIDAVLPLVDSTTRAGRAVVRVTGDGRLRPGMYADVSLEATRLPGRRLVPSRAVIERDGRPLVFVVRDGRAQWVYIVPGRSNGVDTEVLPDSSTGEIPVHAGDQVIVDGHLTLTHDAPVRVVKAGTPKG; via the coding sequence ATGCCAATCCTGCCTCTTCCGCGTCATCGGGCACCGTTCACGCTGCTGGTCATCGCCACCGCCGTCGTCGCGGCCTGCAGTAAGGGGGCGGCGTCTTCCACCGGTGACAGTCTCACCGATGGAAGCACCACCAGCGCGGCCGAGGACTCGGCGCGCCCCGCGCTCGCGCTGCCCGTCGTGGCCGACGATGCGCGCAGCGGTGATCTCATTCTGCGGGTGTCCACCACGGGGCAGATCCATTCGGACGCTGTCGTGAAGTTGCGGGCCGAGGTGGCCGGCGCCGTGACCGCGTTGCAGGTGCGTCCGGGGCAGACGGTCACCCAGGGACAGGAACTGCTGCGCCTCGATCCCTATCCGTTCGAACTGGCCGTGCGGGAAGCACAGGCCCGCGCCGACGAAGCGGAGCAGCGGTTTCTCGAATCGTATGTGCCGGAGTCGCTGGTGACGGGCCGCGGCCCCACGCCCGAGCAGCGGCGCGCCCTGATGAACAAAGCCGGTCTGACCGGCGCTCGCCTGCAACTCGAACGTGCCCGGTACGAGCAGGACCGGGCCATCGTACGAAGCCCGGTGGCGGGCACGGTCGATCTCGTCGAAGTGGCGGTGGGAGAAAAACTCTCCGCCGGTCAGATCCTGCTCACGGTGGTCGATCTGTCGCATCTGCGGATCGATGCACAGGTGCTCGAACATGATCTGCCGCTGATCCGTGTGGGGGGGGAAGCGCTGGTGTCGAGTGCCGGTGCGCCCGGCCGCACGCTGCATGGGCGCATCGATGCCGTGCTGCCGCTGGTCGATTCGACCACGCGGGCCGGGCGGGCGGTGGTGCGCGTGACCGGCGATGGACGCCTGCGACCCGGGATGTATGCCGATGTCTCGCTCGAAGCCACCCGACTGCCGGGTCGGCGACTCGTGCCGTCGCGGGCCGTCATCGAGCGGGATGGTCGTCCCCTGGTGTTCGTGGTGCGCGATGGCCGGGCGCAGTGGGTGTACATCGTGCCCGGCCGCAGCAATGGGGTCGACACCGAAGTGCTCCCCGATTCGAGTACGGGAGAAATTCCGGTGCACGCCGGTGACCAGGTGATCGTGGACGGTCATCTGACACTGACGCACGATGCGCCGGTGCGTGTGGTGAAGGCCGGCACCCCGAAGGGGTGA